TATAGGAACTTGTTTTTAAGTAGAAGATAGTGAAGTTTATGTATACAGATTAAAAATTGAGGCTAtggattgagcgtccgactcttgatttcggcccaggtcatgatctcacggtcatgggattgagccctcctgtcaggctctgcactgagcttggagccttcttaagtttctctttctctccctctgccccgctccgctcccctgcttgtgtgcactctccgctcccccccaactccccgcccccattaaaaaaaaaaattgaggctaAAATTGgatcttattttagttttataatataaTGGATAGGGCTTCTAgtgcttttaatgtttttctctcctttacccAAGGTCGACTCACtacattaataatatttatagtggggggggcgcctgggtggctcagtcagttgagcatccaacttcggctcaggtcatgatctcgctgtccatgagttcaagccccccatcaagctctgtgctgacagctcagagtctggagcctgcctcagattctgtgtctcctcttctctctgcccctctcccactcatgctctgtctctgtctctcaataataaataaatatttaaaaaaaattttttttaacctacaaaaATAAATGGCCAATTTTGTATCACCTATAGCCCCCGCACCCACCTCACTGGATTTTTTTCAAGCGTAGTTTAGGGTACATCACATCATCTATAAATACGTTAGCGTGTTTATTTAAAAGATAGGGACTCTTTTAACACAACCAAAATACATTCAACACACTTAAATATGAGCAGTGATTCCTTAATACCCGTTACCTAAGTTTTTAATACTCTGTAGTTTAGTTTATGAACTTTCAGTTtaagttgttattttatttactttcattgtTTGTATCCGTCAGgtacttttaaactttttcctttcaaatctaGTAAATGTTATTCCCAACATAGTTTGAGGAAACCAAAgtgatggtttttgtttttgatacctTAGCTTGGGTTtccttttttaacaaaatatttattttgagagagacagagcacgaacatgtgagtggggaagggccagagagagagagagagagagagagagagaatcccaagcaggctccgcgctgagggcttcgatcccacgaaccatgagataatgacctgagccaaaatcaagagtcagatgctcatccgactgagccacccaggtgcccccattgtgCTTCTTAAAATCAAAGTGGGAAGCTTGAATAAATGGCTATCTTCatcttcaaatttaaaaaagcattcagGTATATATTATTGAGTTTTCCTACACTGGAATGGAAAACTATGTATACCTTTGTTATAATAGCAAAGTCACACAAGTCACAAAGTGTGATCAAAATTACCCTTCAGGTGCTTTCTAAAGATACCTCGTCTGactttactatttttgttttacataggTCTCTAATTAATAGAAGATGGCAAAGCCCAGCCACAGCAGCTACGTCCTTCAGCAGCTAAACAACCAAAGGGAATGGGGTTTTCTCTGTGACTGTTGTATTGCAATCGATGACATTTACTTCCAAGCACACAAAGCAGTTCTGGCTGCCTGTAGCTCctattttagaatgtttttcatGAACCATCAGCACAGTACTGCGCAACTGAATCTCAGCAACATGAAAATTAGCGCCGAGTGTTTTGATCTCATTCTGCAGTTTATGTATTTAGGCAAAATCATGACTGCTCCCTCTAGTTTTGAGCAGTTTAAAGTGGCAATGAACTATCTACAGCTGTACAATGTTCCTGACTGCTTAGAAGACATACAGGATGCAGATTGTTCCAGTTCCAAGTGTTCATCTTCTGCTTCTAGCAAACAGAACAGCAAAATGATCTTTGGGGTAAGAATGTACGAAGACACAGTGGCTAGAAATGGCAGTGAGGCCAATAGGTGGTGTGCAGAACCCAGTTCAACCGTAAATACACCACataacagagagcccgatgaagAGTCTTTACAGTTAGGAAATTTTCCGGAACCACTGTTTGATGTCTGTAAAAAAAGTTCGGTGTCCAAATTATCTACTCCAAAAGAACGCGTGTCACGACGCTTTGGACGGAGTTTTACCTGTGACAGCTGTGGATTTGGCTTTAGCTGTGAAAAGTTATTAGATGAGCATGTGCTAACCTGTACTAACAGACATTCGTACCAAAACACAAGATCCTACCACAGAATAGTGGATCTTAGAGATGGAAAAGACAGTAATATCAAAGCTGAGTTTGGTGAAAAGGAttcttctaaaacattttctacGCAGACGGACAAATACCGAGGAGACCCGAGCCAGGCGGCCGAGGATTCGACTTCAACCCCTGGAAGCAGAAAAAGTAGCACCGTGGAGTCTGAGCTGGCCGGCGAAGAAAAAAGCAGAGCTGCCGAAAGGAAAAGAATCATTATCAAGATGGAGCCAGAAGATATTCCTACAGACGAACTGAAAGACTTTAACATCATTAAAGTTACTGATAAAGACTGTAACGAATCCACTGACAACGACGAATTAGAAGATGAACCTGAAGAGCCATTTTATAGATACTATGTTGAAGAAGAGATCGGTATTAAAAAAAGTGGTAGGAAAACTCTAAAACCTCGGATGTCAATAAGTGCTGAAGAAAGAGGAGGTTTAGAAAGTATGAGGCCCCCTAACAACAGCAGTCCGGTACAAGAGGATACCGAAAATGCGTCTTGTGAGCTGTGCGGACTCACAATCACCGAGGAGGACCTGTCATCCCATTACTTAGCCAAACACATTGAAAATATCTGTGCGTGTGGTAAATGCGGACAGATCCTTGTTAAGGGCAGACAGCTTCAGGAACACGCGCAGAGATGTGGAGAACCCCAAGATCTGACAATGAATGGCTTAGGAAATGCCGAGGAGAAAATGGACATGGAAGAGAATCCTGATGAGCAGTCAGAAATAAGAGATATGTTTGTTGAAATGTTGGATGATTTCAGGGACAATCATTTCCAGATAAACAGTATCCAAAAAAAGCAGTTATTTAAACACTCTGCCTGTCCTTTCCGATGTCCGAATTGTGGCCAGCGTTTTGAAACTGAGAACCTAGTGGTTGAACATATGTCTAGCTGCCTAGACCAAGATGTGTTTAAGAGTGCCATCATGGAAGAAAACGAGAGAGATCACAGACGAAAGCATTTCTGTAATCTGTGTGGAAAAGGATTTTATCAGCGGTGCCACTTAAGAGAACACTACACTGTTCACACCAAGGAAAAACAGTTTGTCTGTCAGACATGCGGAAAGCAGTTTTTAAGAGAGCGTCAGTTGCGACTGCACAATGATATGCACAAAGGCATGGCCAGGTATGTCTGTTCCATTTGTGATCAAGGAAACTTCAGAAAACATGACCATGTGCGGCATATGATTTCTCATTTATCTGCCGGTGAGACTATATGCCAGGTCTGCTTTCAGATATTCCCAAATAATGAACAGTTGGAACAGCACATGGATGTTCATCTGTATACATGTGGAATATGTGGAGCCAAATTTAATTTGAGGAAAGATATGAGATCACATTATAATGCCAAGCATTTGAAAAGAACATAAGTGATTTTCTACCGTACTCACGTTTAGTTGATAGCAGACAAAACACCAAAGCAAAGGATATGAGCTATTTAGAAATTGATTTTATAAGATGAATTGTTGGAGAAAGATCTCAAGGCCCTTTtacctttaatatttttgtttaggaTCTTAAGTATCTACATTTTAGATGttattaaatgtttatcatttttgttatttcttcataGAATTCTttgattttagtttgttttagcTATggttaaaattacttttcaatgTAGACTACAAGTGGTTGTTACCCCTTCAATGACTATTAAACTTTAGTTTTTTTATCATAAGGTGATGACTTTACTATTtctatgtgggtttttttttttttttttttttttgtaaggttaTCCTGTGAAATTTTAAATCCAACATCATTGGCcgtttgtgtttatttaaaaaaactttttaaagtaattcttgGAAACTATCTCATTTgctattagctttttttttttttttttggtaagttgaACAGTGATTTAGCTACTGTttatttcccccccttttttttttttatcaatgaAATCCATATTCTTTAATTGACATGCTTGTTAGGCAGGCTAGGTGCATTGACTCTAAACTTGAAGGttgacatgggctcaaacttgGCCTAAAAAGATTGATGGACCTAAGGAAATTCCTATAAATGAATATTTCCtataattgataaaatattatcatttaataaTCACATTTAAAACTTATATTAAGTGTAAAATCCAATGACTTTACCCCACTTGAGAAATTAGTGGGGAcatgtcattttgttttgtgataTTAAATTTAACTATGATAGTTAATTAAAAAGACATATcttgtattcatttaaaataatttaaaatattctgatttcTAAAGTGTATtagtttatcaattatttttgtttataaatagaCTTTAATAGCTCTCTAGGAATATGACAtctaaaggaaaatgatttttcatctttaaaattacatACTTTTGGAACTTAACTTTGAGATTTGAGAAAGCTGCCATGTATATtgataaatcaaataaaataaagaaatcaattacAAACCTGGTTGTTCTATAAAAGTAGAGTGTGCAAAAAAATGTCTTGTGTTTTATACTAAGATTTGGAGGAAATGTGTTGTGGCAAATTGCAGTTTATCGCCAtgctttattactatttttttctgtaaaggactgCAAAATTTGAGGACTATAAAATAATCACAGAGCATATAAGTAGAAATAGCTTATCATTTTTAGTTAAAGGAGTATCATTGTTAGTTGTTGCTGGCACAGGGTCTACATTGAATTACATGTGAATTAAAACACTGGCACAGCCGACACACCAATAACCACATCTACCGAATAGAATGCCTTTTAATGTGAATTACTTGCATTGTCATACCCTTCTCATAACGCAAGGGATTTTAAGTGACGTCTGTATTTAAACATATAATTCTGTAATTATGCACAGTAACTTAACAGCATTGCTCTTTTTGCTTACATCAGATTTTTAAGCTATGCAAGTCCTATTTTTCTATACAATTTGCATACAAGGAAAAATTGCCAAGAGAATTGAGACACTGACTAACACAGATCTCgctgaaagagaaggaagtacTGGAGCACAGTGTGAGCTCGGAGATTTGTGGGGATACAAGTAAGAATAGGATAAGTAAGAAGAGGGACAGTGCAGGTGGCATGTGGTattaaaataatgggaaatagAGACGGGGGAAATACACTAATAGATAAACAGGaagttaggaattttttttttttttttttaaagccacatagcagaaaaagcaggaaaagtgaTTCAGCTGAGTCTTGGACACAGTAGTTTATCAAGGAATTAAATCTGGAGTGCCACTTGAAATATGGTGTATATATTACTGATAAGAACCTGATAAAAGCTCTGTAACAAACCCAGAGACCGTCAGAGGGTTGCGTAACGAGATAAGATAAACTCAGCAAATTTCCGAACTATTGATAGAGTATCTCAGTGAACATAATTTTTAGGGGGAATCACTTTTTTCCATGATCTTCACCAATATCGATTGCAGTGGCTTCCCACCATTAAAGAATAGGGTGGTTTCTAAATACTCCCGTGCTGTAAAAAAGGATTGTCTATTCCATTAGGAAAAGGGAGCGTTAATTTAATGTTTTGACATGGACCGACAGCCAACAATTTGCaagcaaatatataaacattgaaCATAATGTCTAACTTTACATAACTGAGAAGTTTATGGTTTCGCGAAGCCCCACCTCACCATGTGTCCTTCCAGTTCCATATTACTCAGaacaacttttgttttgttttggaaccAGCTATAGGGCAGCACAGGCTCCTGTGGGTATAATGTACAAATTTTCCTCATTAAGGCAGAGAGTACATTTAAAAGCTACTTGCCTCTTACAGCTAAGGGGAATGAAAAATGGCTGACACCTCTCTCCAACCCAGTTTCCTctgacttccttcctttcctggggTTACAGAGCTGTAACTCCTTGCTATTGCTTCTTGCCCTCCGTGCTGTGAAGGCAATGAATCGAGGTTGTGGAAGCTACCTTCTCCTCCTGCCTTTTACAACTTATGTAATTAGGCTCCGAAtccaaaaatgaagggaaaatctAGACAGATAATCTGTGGAATCTTGTGTCTCATAAACAGAGTCTTGCTTTTAAAGGGCTTTGTTCTTCAGCAAGAAATCTTAGAGAAATTGAGTCCGTGCCTATCAAAGCTTGTCACCGGTTACCGTGACAACTTGGATGTTTGTAATTCTGTAATAAGCACCACTAAGAATCTCAGATTAACGAAGCACAACAGGGTGGCAGTGCAGTAGGACTCAGAAATCTGACTTAATCTCacccatatttttaaagtaaaactatTGAGGCAAATGACTCTCATGGCGTAAAATGGTACAAGGCTAGTTTAATGTATGAAGTTCGAATGTGGACAAAACTTAGAAGAAAGAACAGGGATTCTAGGGGCTAGTTATAgaactaaaagaattaaaataaggaCAAACTTTGCTAGGGCAGTCAGAGCACCAATCAAAAGGAAAACTAATAGACTGATGTGAAAAATCGTATTTAAGTGCTGtagttgaaaacaaaaacacgaacGAGATGTAGgagttgaataaaatataaacatttgggATTGTCTTAGGTGAGAGTAGAGATTGAAGTACTTTGGTAGGTTAAAATAATActgatacattaaaataattacagctATAAAATGCCTAGTGAAACAATTGCTGTGAACATGCCAAGGATATGCCTAAATGCTTGAGATAATATACTCAGTTTTCTATTCTAAAAAAGTAGGAAGAGAAGCTAGTGACGGTTGGCAACTTTCTCCCTGGTTAAACAATACTTGTTCCTCTATACCACAAGTTAAGGAACTTCCATATATACTAGATCTCTGGAAAAATCCCCCCTCATAATCAGTTTAACAGTTAAAGTAAACATAAAACTTGTCATTGTTAACAAAAAGGTGAATGAGTACCaaccaaaagaaaacccaaatgtgTATCGGTACACGTTGTTGGGAGTAAAGAAGTGTGGcgtgtttcttgatttttaatggGTTTTGTgagttaaaattaatttgttttccatGAATCTACTTGATCAGTTCCTCATCTTTCCTCACCGGGCCCCACCTCCTTTGTAACCAATGTTTGTCTGTGATAAATGCCAGCGTTCCTCAGGCAGCGTAGCAGTACAATGCCTAGTCCCCCAGGGTGCCAAAAAGCTCTGTGGGGACATATCCTTGGGGAATGCCCCCCATCTCCTTGATATTTGAGGTGTAGGGAACGGGATGACAGGATGCATGCCAGCAAAGTGAAGCAAGTAGGGTGCTGTTGGGTGTTTAAGAGCATGAAGATGCCGCCCAGATTAGGAAGCCCTTGATCCATCCATCCTAGAGCTCTCCCTTAGTAATCCTGGCATCCATTTACTTAACGCTCTTTATGCTCCGCCAAGTGCTTTACGTGCACAATTTTAATTAAGCCTCACAGCCTTATGAGGTAAGTATTCTTTCGATTTTCCAGATGGGGCACTGAGGTTCACAGAGACTTGAGTAtttttcccaagatcacacagaaaTTAACCACAAGAGCTAGAATTGAGCCTAGACCTATTTGATTTCTACATGCCTGTACTTAACCACTCAGCCACATACCTCACCTACCAAGAAGTACAAAGGAGGCCCTTTTCAGCCTAGGAACACGTGTGATAAAGCTCCTATGAAACTCTGTGCTCCATGTTGCATCTGTGATCTGCTGTGCCTGGTAAGGTACCTAATGAATGCATTGAATAATGTGGAAACATATCAGTTGGACACgaaactttttatttgaatggGTCACATTCAGAGtgatgttttagaaataaatccTGACTATtgacatgttttaattttcctttatttaaactTAAACCTTTAGTGGTATAATCAGCCATTTGGGAAGACCCATTGTAAGTGCCCaagtaaaatttaatttgaattccaCTTCTGTACTTCTActgtaactttttccccttcTATTTTCCCTATTCCTGACCTTTATGTTTTCATCTCCAAGCAGTCACCATTTTATTGGTTATGAGACTGATGAGTTGAATAATTCCAGCCATTTGAAAGTATTCCCAAGAAAAGCCAGGACCCCAGAATAACTAGTGTCCTCTTTTTGCCTTAACAGATGATGTGGATAAGAAAATTTTCATGTCTTtggctaaaaaacaaaattcttaattGGCATATTGTGATTGGTTTGATTACAGAGTGATGTAAGTTGGcctaaaatcaaaagttggttaTTCTCTTTATAGTTCAATTTACCAAAAATATTAGTGTAAACTTATAAACACAGTCTTActcataaaagaaatgaaagacagttTCAGGAAACAACAGCTGTTTTTGCACGCTAACCTAGCagcaagcttaaaaaaaaaaaaaaaaaagaacagttaatGGTTTAAGTGAAACCATCCCCCTCCCAATCTAATCTGATTTTAACTTGATACGTCTATTGCCTGATTTCTAAAAGCTATACAATAGGTTTTACTACGACTGTATTAAATGTACTACTTTAATGGTCTTTCTACCATCTgccaaatgttattttttgagTGAAGAGAATAAGATGGTGAAGACTCATGGATGATGCCTTTATAATTACTCAGGTGGCCCACTTTCATTGCCTTCTAGCAAACTCAAGCACATACTACTTGGTAACATATCAGAAGAGTCTTATACTAAAACCAGATGAAATGTAGCTACTTATAAATTTATATGCTGGCAAGAAGCAAAGATGCAAGGATTTAAAATGCAAGGCCTTTTATGTCTGTGAGTACTGGTAAATACAAACTAAATGATAATAGCTTGTAAACATGCTAGTTTTGAACCAGTTTATTGCCgcttacatatttatattcagGTGCTTAGTTGACTTTGTCATTAAGAAGCTTAAATCGTTTCTTTATATCCAGGAGAACCAAATCATTGAGGTCCATTGGTAGTGACAGAATTGTTCATCCTTTCTATCAAAATCTACCACAGATCACTAGGGGGCAGGAAGCCATTAGAATTTCTCATTACGTTACTCATTTGTTGACAAAAAAGGTGGTGTAAACATTGTAGTGCAGTACTTGGCTCTGAATCGAATGTATCAATATACTCATCATCATTGTGACCAAGTAAGACGTCACAGGAAACTCTCAGGCCGGGGGATGACAAATATGTAAAAGACATTTCCTTTCAGAATCAGGAATATTAACAATTTTATGTGAGAAAACTTGCATGACTCTCTGTACTTACCTATGTGAGAAAGGAATGGTTTAAAGAGGACAGCCTAGGAAGCCCCCACTTAAGCTTTATTTCAGAAGTTACTATGTTGTTTTTATTGTACTTAATACCAGTCAGAATCAGCAAAGCTCATTTTTGGATGACAGAAATAGAATTCCATCCAGATTATGAAGGccatcttttctttcaaatgcttATGCATTCCCTgatgtgggagaaaatattttaagagacaatctcttttaaaaaaaaaaaaaatagggtaaaGCATTGTTGCAAAAAATACAATTCTACCCAGAATCACTGAGGCAGTTTAGGAGAGTTGTGAACTGAGGAATTTGAAGGAAAGCTCCTTCTCAGCGTTCATGtgtgtactttatttttgtttgcagaGTGTGCAAcatttaatatttgaagaaaacaatgtCAGTGTGATGGCTGAAGGCACTCAGTAAAGAGAACAtgaacttttaaatttgttagatAGATCTTCCAATCAGAGATTTGCCATTAACAAGTTAAAATGCATCgcgtggcacctggctggctcagtcagtacagcatgtggtGCTTGATGTCGGAGTCGTGAGTTCGAATCCCGCCTTGGGTGTAGaatttacttacataaataaactttaaaaaaaaaaggttaaagcacattgtaaaattatttgatttgaatgaagaaagaactcttaactgcttcctttctccctaCTTTCCTCTACCTGGCTGACCTCTTACTCTTCATGTTGTGTGTGTCCTACCCATTCTAGcttaaatcacaagaaaaaaggtGCCCCTAAAGTTGAAGAATTGTATTAGTAATAAGAACACCTTGTATTTGAAGGGTTCAATGAGTtacattaaggaagaaattaaataaatttaagtccCAGGAACTATGCTTTTGCTTCCATTCTTTGTTCTCGTAATATTATGCTGGCCTAGTACCCCAAGCCATGAAATTCTGACCTAAGAATTATGTTGTATCTTGTAGAGCAGTCAActtgtaatattatttttcttgagttttgtctttttctgtgtggcAGTGGTGAAATAGGGCCTTCTAAACCTCTGGAGAAGTGAGATCTGAATTTGGAGAGGACATGGGGAAGAATCAATCTTCAACAGATAATCTTTAAGTCCAGACCCAGGAATATCAGATCTGAAGTGACAccatcttttctgtcttcctgacAAACCTCATCAATCCCAAAGGTTCCAGTTTCAAGGATCCAAGAAAACTCAGTAAAGATCACTTTGGAATCACTTTGCTGTGACAAAATTGATTCACGGTGACTCTCCTAGTATTTGTGGAAAATCTGCTAAAGTAACAGAATATTCATATGGCATCAGTGGTTAAAGCTACACTAAAATGAGACTTTATATGCTAATTATCTTCCATGGTCCCTTCTAAAATAAAAGGGGTTGCTAGGctactataaatatattataaagagATAATAACGTATCTGTGTAAACACATATaatcctaaaattaaaataatctcaatCACAGTTTACATATTATGAAATGTAgttagacaattaaaaaaattacactccAAAATCTACAGTTTAGAGTATAAATAAAGAGATGTgggtacagagaaaaaaacaatgagaccaattttttaacaagaaaagatAATCTACTTTTTACTCGTTGTAATGTAACATttgcccttcctcctttttcactGTATATACTCGTCACAAACttgattattaatattaatgaagcTCCCTTTAAGCCTGTTAActcaaaggaaaaccaaagtgGTTATTACTTCAATAGTAGATTTTCATAAAtcacagacaacaaaaagaatgtaTCTTAAGacacattattttcttctgaatttagCAATATAACCTAATAAGGTAGAATGAGtttctgttaaatatttattctcagTATTAACATATAATACCATATTTCTCAGCTTTCaaatttcaagataaaatttAACTAAGTATTGAGTGAAACGATTgatgtgtttgaaaaaaaaacaaaacaaaacacctttcaCCGGGAAATGAAATGTTTGAGGAGATTTTAACCTGGCttcaaatactttgttttatatatatatatatatatatatatatatatatatatatatgctcataCACACGTTTCTTAACCATATGAATCTTACAGCCATACTATTTCCTTATTGTGAGATactcatagttttatttttgtttaactgTCTATccaattcattatttattattattgtttcttaTGCAATATCCTGATGTTATATATTTCCAGAAatgcttattttgcttttatgcctatttcttcaaatgttttagtAAAGAATTACACAAAGAAATCTAACTTAGagtatatataatagtatatgcAAAAGTTAAGTCATTTAAAATCTCTAGCTATAAAGTGGGATGAAAACTTGAATATTCCTTCTAATAATTAGACTAACAAAAACTTAGATAAAATTAATTAGAATGAAAGTTAATTAGAATGTGGTAGTGGGTATAGGGGCCTGAAGGgataggagaaataaagacttcgAGTTCATACGAATTCAACTGCTTTAAGAGAAATAAGTTTAGACAAGTGTTagattctaaaaaacaaaaacaaagtaaaaaactaTAGCTAATCTCTTGGGAAGCATATGAACCTGCAGACTTATAACAAGTAGGAAACAGACAAGATAAAAGATTACCTGTAATTAAAGGTGCCAGATCGATACAGTAGAGACTCAACAAATAATGACTGTAGAAGTagatttagaaaagaaacatggCTTAAATTTTGACTGTACTAAACTATAACTGTAATGAATTACAATAATTATAAGTGATATAAATGCATTCTATAATGTGATTATTTTCTGTATGTTAGTATGAAATGGAGTTACTGAGTTACATGGAAAATTTTTGTTACATATCTTAATCCGTTGCTTTTACCTAATAAAATTTCCTCCTCTATGTTCAGAAGTTAAACTGTctgtatattacttttatttatacagTATTTCTTCAACCTGGCTCTTTTACAGAATTACTTGTCTGAAAAATTATTATCAACCCCATCCATTCcctaatacaaaaataataaaatatcggAGACAGCTAATTATTGTGTTCCTGAGCAGCTTAAGAAGTGCACAAAGCAGGGACACCGGGCTGGCTGAGTctgtagagcatgcgactcttgagctcaaggttgtgagttagagccccaggTTGcaggtagagattacttaaaatcttaaaaaaaaaaaaaaagcatgcaaagCAAAACTACAAAAAGTTCTTATTGCCAAATCCTGGATTATTTTATATAGAATGATTAGAAAAGTACTATCTTATGGTAAACATACTATCTTATGGAAAACACAGATGGCAAAAAATCAATTAGGTTTCCTCataatataaaaaggaataacaggggtgcctgggtggcttggtcggttgagcgtccaactcttgatttcggcccaggtcatgatcccacggtcatgggatggagctcctcactgagcatggagcctgcttaaaattctctctttctccctctgcccttctccccgctcgtgctctctctctccctaaaataaaaaaagaaataatcatttataaaaaaatgcaCTGACATAGTATTTAGTTCTTTCAGAgggttaattttcaaaatgacaatTTATTCAGAGAAATAACTTCCTTACCAATATAATTCATTTTGTCTATGTTCAGCTTAAGAGATGAAAGTTGCACCCATCCCCCAAAGTGATCGGCAAAGTGTATTCTCTTCATTGCAGTCCAGTTCCCAAAGATGATTGCCATAATTGCACAGAATCTAGTTAAGTATTAACAATTACGACAATATTGGGTCAGTCAGACTATTCCACAAGATTCTATCCTCAAAGCTAGCACTGTACAGAACTGAAGTAAGGCCCAGTTAGTGTTATTGTCACAGATTCACTTCTTTTCTGGAAAAGACTCTCTTCTAGGTGCAGGTCTTAGCTTTCCATACCAGGACATGTCCTCCAGACCACAGTGTATCTGCAGTTTAATTGTAACTTTTAAAGACTCAGGTTTTTAAGACTAAAAGAGCAAATGGTGAAATTTTTCCTATAGTGACAGGTGATTGGATAAAAATTTGGGGACAGGGTACTTCCAATGAAGTATAAAATGGAAGTATTTatagagattttgttttgttttttaatgtttatttattcttgagagagggagagagacatagggcaagcaggggaggggcagagagagagagacagagacagagacagaga
The sequence above is a segment of the Panthera leo isolate Ple1 chromosome B3, P.leo_Ple1_pat1.1, whole genome shotgun sequence genome. Coding sequences within it:
- the ZBTB1 gene encoding zinc finger and BTB domain-containing protein 1 isoform X2 produces the protein MAKPSHSSYVLQQLNNQREWGFLCDCCIAIDDIYFQAHKAVLAACSSYFRMFFMNHQHSTAQLNLSNMKISAECFDLILQFMYLGKIMTAPSSFEQFKVAMNYLQLYNVPDCLEDIQDADCSSSKCSSSASSKQNSKMIFGVRMYEDTVARNGSEANRWCAEPSSTVNTPHNREPDEESLQLGNFPEPLFDVCKKSSVSKLSTPKERVSRRFGRSFTCDSCGFGFSCEKLLDEHVLTCTNRHSYQNTRSYHRIVDLRDGKDSNIKAEFGEKDSSKTFSTQTDKYRGDPSQAAEDSTSTPGSRKSSTVESELAGEEKSRAAERKRIIIKMEPEDIPTDELKDFNIIKVTDKDCNESTDNDELEDEPEEPFYRYYVEEEIGIKKSGRKTLKPRMSISAEERGGLESMRPPNNSSPVQEDTENASCELCGLTITEEDLSSHYLAKHIENICACGKCGQILVKGRQLQEHAQRCGEPQDLTMNGLGNAEEKMDMEENPDEQSEIRDMFVEMLDDFRDNHFQINSIQKKQLFKHSACPFRCPNCGQRFETENLVVEHMSSCLDQDVFKSAIMEENERDHRRKHFCNLCGKGFYQRCHLREHYTVHTKEKQFVCQTCGKQFLRERQLRLHNDMHKGMASKLKHILLGNISEESYTKTR
- the ZBTB1 gene encoding zinc finger and BTB domain-containing protein 1 isoform X3, with the translated sequence MAKPSHSSYVLQQLNNQREWGFLCDCCIAIDDIYFQAHKAVLAACSSYFRMFFMNHQHSTAQLNLSNMKISAECFDLILQFMYLGKIMTAPSSFEQFKVAMNYLQLYNVPDCLEDIQDADCSSSKCSSSASSKQNSKMIFGVRMYEDTVARNGSEANRWCAEPSSTVNTPHNREPDEESLQLGNFPEPLFDVCKKSSVSKLSTPKERVSRRFGRSFTCDSCGFGFSCEKLLDEHVLTCTNRHSYQNTRSYHRIVDLRDGKDSNIKAEFGEKDSSKTFSTQTDKYRGDPSQAAEDSTSTPGSRKSSTVESELAGEEKSRAAERKRIIIKMEPEDIPTDELKDFNIIKVTDKDCNESTDNDELEDEPEEPFYRYYVEEEIGIKKSGRKTLKPRMSISAEERGGLESMRPPNNSSPVQEDTENASCELCGLTITEEDLSSHYLAKHIENICACGKCGQILVKGRQLQEHAQRCGEPQDLTMNGLGNAEEKMDMEENPDEQSEIRDMFVEMLDDFRDNHFQINSIQKKQLFKHSACPFRCPNCGQRFETENLVVEHMSSCLDQDVFKSAIMEENERDHRRKHFCNLCGKGFYQRCHLREHYTVHTKEKQFVCQTCGKQFLRERQLRLHNDMHKGMASGEIGPSKPLEK
- the ZBTB1 gene encoding zinc finger and BTB domain-containing protein 1 isoform X1, giving the protein MAKPSHSSYVLQQLNNQREWGFLCDCCIAIDDIYFQAHKAVLAACSSYFRMFFMNHQHSTAQLNLSNMKISAECFDLILQFMYLGKIMTAPSSFEQFKVAMNYLQLYNVPDCLEDIQDADCSSSKCSSSASSKQNSKMIFGVRMYEDTVARNGSEANRWCAEPSSTVNTPHNREPDEESLQLGNFPEPLFDVCKKSSVSKLSTPKERVSRRFGRSFTCDSCGFGFSCEKLLDEHVLTCTNRHSYQNTRSYHRIVDLRDGKDSNIKAEFGEKDSSKTFSTQTDKYRGDPSQAAEDSTSTPGSRKSSTVESELAGEEKSRAAERKRIIIKMEPEDIPTDELKDFNIIKVTDKDCNESTDNDELEDEPEEPFYRYYVEEEIGIKKSGRKTLKPRMSISAEERGGLESMRPPNNSSPVQEDTENASCELCGLTITEEDLSSHYLAKHIENICACGKCGQILVKGRQLQEHAQRCGEPQDLTMNGLGNAEEKMDMEENPDEQSEIRDMFVEMLDDFRDNHFQINSIQKKQLFKHSACPFRCPNCGQRFETENLVVEHMSSCLDQDVFKSAIMEENERDHRRKHFCNLCGKGFYQRCHLREHYTVHTKEKQFVCQTCGKQFLRERQLRLHNDMHKGMARYVCSICDQGNFRKHDHVRHMISHLSAGETICQVCFQIFPNNEQLEQHMDVHLYTCGICGAKFNLRKDMRSHYNAKHLKRT